A DNA window from Malus domestica chromosome 12, GDT2T_hap1 contains the following coding sequences:
- the LOC103436385 gene encoding triacylglycerol lipase SDP1, which produces MDISNEASVDPFPIGPSTIVGRTIAFRVLFCKSMSHLRHQIFRTFLSFVYRFKNFLAPMFSWLHPRNPQGILAMVTIIAFLLKRYTNVKVKAEMAYRRKFWRNMMRTALTYEEWAHAARMLDKETPKMNESDLYDQEVVRNKLQELHHRREEGSLRDIMFCMRADLVRNLGNMCNPELHKEKLHVPKLIKEYIDEVTTQLRMVCDSDSEELSLEEKLAFMHETRHAFGRTALLLSGGASLGSFHVGVVKTLVEHKLLPRIIAGSSVGSIMCSVVATRSWPELQSFFEDSWHSLQFFDQMGGIFTVVKRVMTRGAVHEIRQLQMMLRHLTSNLTFQEAYDMTGRILGITVCSPRKHEPPRCLNYLTSPHVVIWSAVTASCAFPGLFEAQELMAKDRSGEIVPYHPPFNLGPEEGSMPVRRWRDGSLEIDLPMMQLKELFNVNHFIVSQANPHIAPLLRLKEFVRACGGNFAAKLAHLAEMEVKHRCNQILELGFPLGGIAKLFAQDWEGDVTVVMPATLAQYSKIIQNPTYIELQKAANQGRRCTWEKLSAIKANCGIELALDECVVILNHMRRLKRSAERAAASSHGLASTTKFSASRRIPSWNCIARENSSGSLEEDLIGDGGSSFHHGVGTSTSGVHSGKSFQTHRNLHDGSDSDSESVDFNSWTRSGGPLMRTTSANKFIDFVQNLDIDAELNRSVLTSPKSMMVQMGGNNHYYQSSRGTTPERSPESIKFDKREFGSMVSGNGSSITVTEGDLLQPERIHNGIVFNIVKKETLSSGSSHDLENYGSEVVECVQLDSPEKDMDAGSVSEYGDADITSEAFLNETEPNCQSVDQPKVDDCNQ; this is translated from the exons ATGGATATAAGTAATGAGGCCAGTGTTGATCCGTTTCCAATTGGACCTTCAACCATTGTTGGCCGGACAATCGCTTTCAGGGTTTTATTTTGCAAGTCAATGTCACACTTGAGGCATCAAATATTTCGTACGTTTTTGAGTTTTGTCTATAGATTCAAAAACTTTTTGGCTCCCATGTTCTCATGGTTGCATCCTCGAAACCCCCAAGGGATATTGGCAATGGTGACAATCATTGCTTTTTTGTTGAAACGTTACACGAATGTCAAAGTCAAGGCAGAAATGGCTTATCGGAGGAAATTTTGGAGAAATATGATGAGAACTGCTTTGACCTATGAGGAGTGGGCTCATGCCGCTAGGATGCTTGATAAAGAGACACCAAAGATGAATGAATCAGACCTTTATGATCAAGAAGTAGTTAGGAACAAGCTTCAAGAGCTCCATCACCGTCGTGAAGAGGGTTCGCTCAGAGATATTATGTTCTGCATGCGAGCAGATCTTGTTAGAAATCTCGGTAACATGTGCAACCCTGAGCTTCACAAGGAGAAACTTCATGTTCCTAAACTCATCAAGGAATACATTGATGAGGTCACAACTCAGTTGAGAATGGTTTGTGATTCGGACTCAGAAGAGCTCTCGTTGGAAGAGAAGCTGGCTTTCATGCATGAAACAAGGCATGCTTTTGGGAGAACTGCCTTGCTGTTGAGTGGGGGTGCTTCTCTTGGATCTTTCCATGTCGGTGTGGTTAAAACACTGGTCGAACATAAGCTTTTGCCAAGAATAATCGCTGGTTCCAGTGTAGGATCCATTATGTGTTCTGTTGTTGCCACTAGGTCTTGGCCTGAGCTCCAGAGCTTTTTTGAGGATTCTTGGCACTCATTGCAGTTTTTTGATCAAATGGGCGGGATTTTTACAGTTGTCAAGAGGGTCATGACACGTGGGGCAGTTCATGAGATCAGGCAGTTGCAAATGATGTTAAGGCATCTAACGAGTAACCTGACATTTCAAGAAGCTTATGACATGACAGGTCGAATTCTTGGGATAACTGTTTGCTCCCCAAGGAAGCATGAGCCACCTAGATGCCTCAACTACTTGACTTCACCTCATGTTGTTATATGGAGTGCAGTGACAGCTTCTTGTGCTTTTCCAGGCCTTTTTGAGGCTCAGGAACTAATGGCAAAGGATAGAAGTGGAGAGATTGTTCCATATCATCCTCCATTTAATTTGGGTCCAGAGGAGGGGTCGATGCCAGTGCGTAGGTGGAGAGATGGTAGCTTGGAGATAGATTTACCTATGATGCAGCTGAAAGAACTGTTCAATGTTAATCATTTTATCGTCAGTCAGGCAAATCCTCATATTGCACCATTGTTACGGCTAAAGGAATTTGTGAGAGCTTGTGGAGGCAACTTCGCTGCTAAG CTTGCTCATCTTGCTGAAATGGAGGTGAAGCATAGATGTAACCAGATCCTGGAACTTGGTTTTCCATTAGGTGGAATTGCCAAGCTGTTCGCTCAAGATTGGGAGGGTGATGTTACTGTTGTTATGCCAGCCACACTTGCTCAG TACTCAAAAATCATACAAAATCCAACATATATTGAGCTTCAAAAGGCAGCCAACCAAGGTAGAAGGTGCACTTGGGAGAAGCTCTCGGCCATAAAAGCAAATTGTGGCATTGAGCTTGCTCTTGATGAGTGTGTTGTAATTCTCAACCACATGCGTAGACTCAAAAGGAGTGCAGAAAGAGCTGCGGCTTCTTCTCATGGCCTAGCTAGTACAACCAAATTCAGTGCATCTAGGAGAATTCCATCTTGGAATTGCATTGCTCGAGAAAATTCAAGTGGTTCCCTTGAAGAAGACCTCATTGGAGATGGTGGTTCCTCATTCCATCATGGTGTTGGCACATCTACTAGTGGAGTTCATTCTGgtaaaagttttcaaacccacCGTAATTTACATGATGGAAGTGACAGTGACTCTGAGAGTGTTGATTTCAATTCTTGGACAAGATCTGGTGGACCCTTGATGAGGACAACGTCAGCAAATAAGTTCATCGACTTTGTTCAAAATTTGGACATTGATGCTGAATTGAACAGAAGTGTGCTGACAAGTCCGAAGTCAATGATGGTTCAGATGGGAGGCAATAACCATTATTATCAAAGCTCAAGAGGTACAACACCTGAAAGAAGTCCTGAAAGCATAAAATTTGACAAGAGGGAGTTTGGAAGCATGGTTTCAGGAAACGGTTCTAGCATTACGGTGACTGAAGGTGATCTCTTGCAGCCTGAAAGGATACATAATGGAATTGTATTCAATATTGTGAAGAAAGAAACATTGTCAAGTGGGAGTAGTCATGACTTGGAAAATTACGGCAGTGAAGTAGTTGAATGTGTGCAACTTGACAGTCCGGAAAAGGACATGGATGCTGGGTCTGTATCTGAATATGGTGATGCCGATATCACTTCAGAAGCCTTCTTAAATGAAACGGAACCTAATTGCCAGTCAGTGGATCAACCTAAAGTAGATGATTGTAATCAATAG
- the LOC139189809 gene encoding uncharacterized protein codes for MANLIKLEYAALDITGKNYLTWVLDTKIHLEAGNLGDTIREESRSSSQDRAKAMIFIRRHLDEALKSEYLTVEDSITSQMKLCEDTITEEILLEKTYSTFHANNVLLQQQYRARGYTEYNQLISVLLVAEQNDEILMRNHHSRPIGSAPFPEVNAASLEVNATSSSGDYHKRGRGHKRGRWNRKGKNHGGQFHNQVPRHNSDPSFKNVNRHKGKAHMSNAPMNSE; via the exons atggcgaaCTTGATAAAGCTTGAATATGCTGCCTTAGACATTACcgggaagaattaccttacctgggtactggataccaagatccatctggaggctgggaatcttggagataccatcaggGAAGAGAGCAGatcatcctctcaagatcgggcgaaggccatgatctttattcgccgccatcttgatgaggcactaaagagcgagtacttaacggttgaagattC gattacctctcagatgaagctcTGTGAGGATACCATTACTGAGGAAATATTGTTGGAAAAGACTTACAGCACATTTCATGCCAATAACGTGCTCCTGCAGCAGCAGTATAGAGCGCGAGGCTACACTGAgtacaaccagctgatatctgtgctcTTGGTAGCTGAGCAGAACGATGAGATCCTGATGAGAAACCATCATTCCCGACCTATTGGATCTGCaccattcccagaagtgaatgctgCTTCCCTCGAAGTGAACGCCACATCCTCTAGTGGCGATTATCATAAacgaggacgtggccacaaACGAGGTCGATGGAATaggaaaggcaagaaccatggtggtcagtttcacaaccaggttccgAGGCATAATTCAGACCCGAGCTTCAAAAATGTGAATCGCCATAAAGGCAAAGCTCATATGAGCAATGCTCCCATGAACTCTGAATGA